The following are from one region of the Phoenix dactylifera cultivar Barhee BC4 unplaced genomic scaffold, palm_55x_up_171113_PBpolish2nd_filt_p 002116F, whole genome shotgun sequence genome:
- the LOC120109397 gene encoding uncharacterized protein LOC120109397 yields MDPSLTQPAPEVEEDEWDTDGFVIPSLNVGDSDLGKPDVPGVTDREPPPRAFKEAEKIYLGPHGAPPSSAKQQELNAAGRKQRFKQKLKEADCKFSGTGRENKVETLRQRVGSKVSSATTPKSSPRDWPDPHCHESQFERYRH; encoded by the exons ATGGATCCCTCTCTGACTCAGCCCGCTCCAGAGGTAGAAGAAGACGAGTGgg ATACTGATGGGTTTGTGATCCCAAGTTTGAACGTTGGAGACTCTGATCTTGGTAAACCAGATGTGCCGGGAGTAACAGATCGTGAACCTCCTCCAAGG GCCTTCAAGGAAGCTGAAAAGATCTACTTGGGACCTCACGGGGCTCCGCCCTCTTCAGCCAAGCAGCAAGAGCTGAACGCAGCTGGCCGTAAGCAGCGTTTCAAGCAGAAGCTCAAGGAAGCAGATTGTAAATTCTCCGGGACGGGGCGTGAAAACAAGGTGGAAACCCTGAGACAACGTGTGGGCAGTAAGGTAAGCAGTGCAACCACGCCAAAGAGCTCCCCACGAGATTGGCCTGACCCACATTGCCATGAGTCTCAGTTTGAGAGATACCGTCATTAA
- the LOC103704223 gene encoding heavy metal-associated isoprenylated plant protein 7-like, which produces MGEEQKEEEQKEQEEKKAEGAEENKEEEKKEEKKEEETPEVVLKVDMHCEGCAKKVERSLRRFEGIEDVKTDSRSRTVVVKGKGADPIKVCERIQKKTGKRVELISPLPKPSEEEKKEEPPQEEKKEEPKAITVVLKVRMHCDACAQVLQRRIKKMDGVESVVTDLPNDQVIVKGMIDPVKLVENVYRRTRKQASIVQGEEKKEEEKKEEKKEEEKEEKGEGEKKEEKENGEDDKKIDVKKYEYWPLRYSVEYAYPPQIFSDENPNACTIM; this is translated from the exons ATGGGTGAA gagcaaaaggaagaggagcaaaaggaacaagaagagaagaaggcagaGGGTGCCGAGgagaataaagaagaagagaagaaagaggagaagaaggaagaagagacacCAGAGGTAGTGCTCAAAGTGGACATGCACTGTGAGGGCTGTGCAAAAAAAGTTGAAAGGTCTCTGAGGCGATTTGAAG GTATTGAAGATGTGAAGACAGATAGCAGATCCAGGACAGTGGTGGTGAAAGGAAAGGGAGCAGACCCAATAAAAGTATGTGAGAGGATTCAGAAGAAGACTGGCAAGAGGGTGGAACTAATCTCTCCCCTTCCTAAGCCTtccgaggaggagaagaaagaggaacccccgcaagaagaaaagaaggaagag CCAAAGGCGATTACAGTCGTATTGAAAGTCCGAATGCATTGTGATGCATGTGCACAAGTTTTACAGAGGCGGATAAAAAAGATGGATG GTGTGGAGTCAGTGGTGACAGACCTGCCAAACGATCAAGTCATTGTTAAAGGCATGATAGACCCAGTAAAATTGGTGGAGAATGTGTATAGACGAACCAGAAAGCAAGCTTCAATAGTGCAAGgtgaggaaaagaaggaagaagagaagaaagaagagaagaaggaagaggagaaggaagagaaaggtgaaggtgaaaagaaagaagagaaagaaaatggaGAAGATGACAAGAAGATTGAtgttaaaaaatatgaatattggcCTCTTAGATACTCTGTTGAGTATGCATACCCACCTCAAATTTTCAGTGATGAGAATCCAAATGCTTGCACCATTATGTAA